The Triticum urartu cultivar G1812 chromosome 6, Tu2.1, whole genome shotgun sequence genome includes the window AACCCTATTGACATCAAGCTTCAGCAGATCCGGCACCACACTTCGGCCATGTAAGCAAGTGTGTGACGGACGCACGGTGAACCACCGCGGCTGCGATTTGAACGCAATTACGAGAGCAGGCGTATGCAGGTCTCGGGCGGTGGAGCAGCCAGCCTCGATCCGGGCGACACACGGTCACATGTTTTGCATGGCCACACGGTCCGGACAAAACCAATGTGCTCGATGAGTTTCCTTCACCACTCTAAGTGGTGTGTTGAGGAGATAAATAGGAGACCGCACGCGCGCTCGCTCGCCTGGCCTGGACGGGCTCATGCTCGGGCCGGGCCGATGCGTGCACGCTACATGCGCGTGATGGTCCCCCTGGTCCGTTGTCTTGCAGGAACATAACTTTCTTTCGCCCTATTTTTGGTGTCGTGACAGACAAGTTGATTGTTTTCTTGTTCAGCAAGTTTGTCTTTGAAACCAAGTTGGTTTCAGATCGTGATCGCGACACGATACCGTCCTTGGTGTGCATTTTTTCCTGTTCATGTAGTATGCTAGATTGTTGCATGCTATTTTCTGTTCTAGTCGTGAACATTTACTGGAATTAATCATGAACTTGCCTAATATTCCAACACAAAACGCAGTTGATGACGACACAACAGAAAACATGACAGAAGCGTAACACTTCAATTCAATCGCAGTCGTCCGCTTTATGGCTGAGGGAGAATGTTATTAGAAGTATATTTATGTTTAAGTTAGAGATTAGTAGTTAGAGATAGAATAGGATTAAACCATGTATGACATGCGACTTTGGTACATCAATGGGCTATTACGGGGCTTGGCGCCCACCCCCACCAATTAgaatcgggggggggggggggcattaATTAGGGGGAGAAGGTTATTTAGCCCAACGAAAATAAAGGTCCGTTGATGCAGTTTGTGTGTGTAGCATTTTTTGTATGACATGCCCTCTACTCCAGGTCTCTCTCCCTTATATTATACTCTATATATACCTCATATGGGAGTCTAATCAATACAACTCAAATACAACACAAATATTAGTCATCCTATAGTTTCTACAGATTGAAGAGTTGAGGAATGAATCAAATGATACAAAGTTTCTTCATACACCTTCTCCTAAATTTTTTATGACAAAAGAGTTGATCTATTTTAGAGCTCTCCTAGCTTTTGGCAGACGGATACAAAAGGAAAAAGATGACAGAACATGATGACTAACTAAATATCTGTTTTACAAGATCCACCTATATTGAAATTTGAACCTAATAACACACTAACACTGGTCAAATAGTAATGAGCCAAATAATAGCTAAATAGTACTATGTATCTAAAAATATGTTAAATTGAGATTTAAAAGTCAGTACCTTGGCTTCCTTGAACAGCCACATGCAATGCATTTCGTCCATCTGGTCCAAAGTATGAAAGAAGCCCGCCACTCAAGTCGTAGAGTGTTTTTGCGATGATTTTGTTTTCCAGTAAAACGGCTAGGTACAACGGCGAAGTACCTTGTTCAGGAAACCGGGCCAGTTGTGGGTTCTCCTCCATGAACAACTTGACCATATCATTGTTCCCAGAGCGGACGGCCTCATGCAAGGCTGTCTCATGGATCTTGTTTTGTGTTTCAAGAAGTCCCTTTGCATTGTTAATACCCTCACCATTGGCGAGATCAATGAGAAGAGCCACCATTCTCATGTTGCCCGCCCGTGCAGCATAGTGCAGGGGTGTGTCCCCCTGGCTGTTTTGCACGAAGAGGAGGCTGGGTGCCTTGTCGTAGAGGAGGCTGGCCTTCTTGGTGGAGTCCTCAGAATCGCCGTAGACGGCAGCGACCAAGTGGAGAAGGGACTCACCTCCAACGGTGACCGCGTACAGATGAGGTGGCTGCCTTGCCGAGCTTCCGAGGGTGTAGACGGCTGGCTTCCCGTTGAGGAGTGATTCCAGATCTTGGAAAGAGCCAGAGCAGGCCATTGCTAGCAGGCCGGCATCCATCTTTGGCTCGATGGTGGTCGCCGGCGGAGGAACAGCAGCAGCGTTTGCCACGGCGGGTGAGCTCGGCCTTGGAGCTGAGTGCCCACTGCTCGACGATATCGATCACCAACACGAACAGGGTTGTAAGTCTGGTGACGGCCGGAGCTAGACGGGATGGATGAATTTTTTTGGGACAAGATAGTGGACGAAGGTGGTGCGGATCTGGTGAGGGGAGTCAGAGAGGGCTAGAACATCGTGTTGTTATGAGGGCCTGTTTGCCATTGCTGACCATGCCAACAGCTGACAGCTAGCATTTGCTTCCAGATCGGCAACACCTGAGGGTTGCGAGCATCCACTAGACATGCTAGAAAATTACTAAAACCTTTGACTAGACTTGCATAATCATGTTGCTGAACTAAATCAAACATGATTAAATATATTGAGTGTGGCAGGGACGTGCGAGTAGTAATTAAGAGCAATCAAATGGTTAGACTACTATCATCTCGACTGACAGATGACAGGGCAAACCATGTTTTTTAGAGCAGTTAGTAGGCCAAGTGTACAAATTTTATGTATAAGATTAAGAAGTAGCTAGACTTTGGATCCGTCCATACCAACGGACGAAATGGAGTTGACGACGGGCTATAAAAATACAGTTGTACCTTATCATCCAAGTGTGGCATATACTCAAGTTGAAGCTAAactttccttcgtttgcttatcCTTTTAAGTTTAAGATATAGTTTTATTGTAGTGAAATAGTAATCTTTTGTGGAGTTCCACATCTATCAATAATAGAAATACACGCCAGGAAATACAATTTGAAAGCGAGTTGTGGTGAACTTCGCTATCATGATGAGATCTTGCTTATTTTAATTCGAGCTACGCATTTGAATTATGTGTTTAGTGTCCTTTGTTCACGCTTGATTTGACATTGTTATGTATAGGTGATGCTTATGTATCAGTATAGCTGTAAACAAAATGTTTGTAAGATTAGGTGGATTGAAGTGTTAGGTGATCTCAGAATACCATGAATTTTCACGCACCTATTGTGTTAAAAAATATTTGGTTCTCCCGTGGAAACGCACATGCACATACCTAGTAAATATTATAtttatactgagttggagaagaGATAAGAGAAGCGGGTTGTACATTAAGGGGAAGCTGCAGAACATGCTACAAGAAACTTTCTGAGAGAGTGAGGTGGATCAGGTTTTAATAAAGTGACATCTTTGACCTCATTTTAATTATTTGTTTCACTTCCCTTTTTCAGAAGGGAGTTCACCGTGCGAACTTAGCATAACTCAGACGACCACAAATATTAAAAAACACAACGTTGGGCTATGCTCGATAGGAACCAAGTCTAGTTCATAATTGTTATCACAGGTCTTGGGTTTTTTTTTCGTAGTGACCTGTTGAGCACATGCGTGACTGGCTCTAAACTGCGTAGAGACTTGTGTTTTCAATACATGATGATGTTAACACTTGTTTTTAACTATCGTCGCATTCAGTGACCTCGACCTGTGGACAATGAACACATGAGTGCTGCTACGCTCCGAATGGTCAATGATCTGGAGTGTAGCTTGAAAAGAAATAAAATAGTGTGCCAGTTGTTAGCCCTTGAACAAGTCTCTCTCATTTCCAAACAATGATATGAGGTAATTATCTCTTATTACTCTCCACTTCACTATCACTACTAGAACACACATGGTTCGATAATTATTTATGTGGGGTGCCCCATTGATCATCCAAGGCAGTTTTTAACCCGTTTATGACCGTAAGATAGCCTTTATTTGATTTTATCATATGATATTATGATCCGTTTGCTATTTCTCACCGTACCAATGTTCGGTATTAGCTTCCAGGCCGGCAACACAGACGCTTGAGAATTATTGAAATTAATACTAGGCTAGACTGACATAATCACGTAGTTAAGTTAATCAAACATGATTAATTGACATATTACAGTGAAGTAACGTGGTGTGTGATAGGTGGCTTTTCTTACTAGTTCCAGTGGTGTTTATCTTACTAGTATTAATTATACGGACATGACtactaagggcatctccaatggtTGTAAGATAGTTGTTGGTAGACTTTGCCATGTAGGATTTTTGATGAtgtgtcatacaataaataaGAAAAGAGAGGAAGATTGTATGTACATGAACCAACACCCCTTGCACAAGCTCCAATGTAGAATAAGAGAGCACCTTATTTATTATCTCACATTCTATTGGGCAAACTAGATACAATCCATTGGAGTTGTTGTATGTTAAGGTGTTGGTTGGTTACATGGCATATTTTACTAACAAGCTAACATACAaactgttggagatgctctaaatcTTGTATAGTTAAGGTGAGCGGTTTAGACATGTATTCATCTCAACCGACAGATGACAGATGTACAAATCTTGCTTACTGTAGACCAATTAATAGGCCCAAGTATATAAATTTTGTTTATAAGACCAAGTAGCAAGACTTGGATCCGCCCATACCAAGACACTTCACAGTGGCTTTCAATCCTTCCAAGAAAGAGAGTTGACGATGACCTAGGCCTAGCTAGTACGCCCGTATAAAAATTGAGCTAGTGTAGTTGTTCTTATCATGCAAGCGACCATACTTAAGAACAAGTACAGAAATAGTATTTCTAGGAACCAGTTGATGGCTTGGACAGTGTTTGCTGGCTTGGATCTGATCAATGAACAGAAAAAGAGGGATGGCTTCACGCTGACAATAAGCTAGATCCATGGCTCCTGGGTGCTTATGCTGAGTCAATGGTGCATGGATTGAATGCTTAATTAGGGTCTGGTTGCTGGATCAGAGGGAAGTTCTGTGCCTTATTCATAGAAAGCGCCCACAACTCCCTAACTGCTTGCCTTGCGCGTTTGGTTAATATGGTTAATACGGTGTTCTAGTAAATATGATTTTGATACAAGGGTTAATATGGTACAAGAAAGCTATACAGTCTGGTTTTTGTAAATACCATACTAGCTATTTCGGTACAGTTTCGGCAAATACCAATCAAACCAAAGTTGACGTGAATTAAGAATAAACAGGCAGCTACACGTTACACAATTGCAAATGAAGTCTTCAAGTAGGAACTATCCATATCAGTATAGCACTTAGCATATTAGCACAACACAACCAATGACAAACTAACCACAAGTCAAGTACTAGGATGTAGCTACTTTTGTGGTTAGAAGGTTGATTCTCAATGTATAATGGTATGAGTGCTGGTTGAGCAGCCAACTTGTATATATCACGAATCAAGACGCCCTTGTATCAAACTTGTGAACAGAAAGGAGTGAGTGCAGTTTTGCCATCCTATAAGCGAACGGCCACAAATATTAAAACACGATGTTGTACTATGCTTGATCGGCTCCAAGTCTAGTTTATAATTGTTATCACATGTCTTCATTTCTGTTTTTGTTTCCATAGTAACCTGTTAAGCACATGGGTAGCTGGCTCTAAACCACATCGAGACTTGTGTTTTCAATATATACATGATGATGTTAACACTTGTTTTTAACTATCGTCGCATTCAATGACCTCGACCTGTGGACGACGAGCACATGAGTGCTGCTACGCTCCAAATTGTCAATGATCCGGAGAGTATAACttcaaaagaaaagaaaactagTGCGCCAGTTGTTAGCCCTCGAACAATTCTCTCTCATTTCCAAGCAATGATCTGCGCTAATTATCTCGTCTTCATTTTCAATTGATATTTCCTCCGTTTCACTATCAATACTAGATCACCATGGTTTTAAATCATTTATATGTGGTGCCCCGATGATCATCCCAAACAGTCTCCAAGTCGTTTATGAATGTAAGATATCctttactccctccgtccggtaAAGAGTGTGCGTTTGGCTTCAAAATTTGTCCATAAAAGAGTGTACATCTATCTTTCCAATGCACTTTAAAGTAGGAAACAAATACTTCTCTCTCATCACACGGTAATCAAGACCAATAACCATCTACACATGGTCTTCTTAATTTCTACATGCACTTAGCTCATTGGGTGTTGGTTAATTAAAGAGGAGAGAGATGTTGGCTTGCCATTTTCCAATGCATTTTTTACTTGACTCCATAATTTGTTCTAAAATCTCTAAATGTTCACTCTtcaccggacggagggagtatttaacTATATCATATGGTAATACGATTCATTTGCTATTTCTCACCATGCCAACGGCCAGCATTAGCTTCCTGCAGGCCAGCCAATACAAATGCTAGAAAGCTGTTGAAATTAACACTAAGGTTAGATTGACATAATCATGCTACTCAACCTTGTAACGTGGTGTGTGGTAGGTGGCTGTTCTTACTAGTTCGAGTGGTGTTTATGTTATTAATTACGCGGGCCGCGACTGAATCTTGTAATTAAGGGTGAGTTGTTTAGACATGTATCAATCTCAACCGACAGATGACAAATATACAAATATTGGTTACTACAGCAATTAATAGGACAACGTATACAAATCTTGTTTATAAGAGAAAGTAGCAAGTCACTGACGGGCTCGTCACACAAGTTAGATACCCACCAGAGGGGAATCGCTGCCCGCTCGCCGCTGCCCGCTCCCGCTAGGGTTCCCCGCTGCCGCCGGCGGGCCCTAGGCCCttcccgccgccgcccgcccagCGCGGCGCCTCGCTCCCCCGCCCCCGCTCCCCCCactcccgccgccgcccgcccgcccgGCGTGGGCGCCCCGCCCCGCACCCCCTCCCCTATCCCCTCCTTCCCATCCCGCCGCCTCCGTCGTCTCCCCGGGAGGCGGCTGGGGCGGCGCCCGACCTTCCTGCCTCGTCCGCCCCTTCTCCGtcctccccccctccccccccccgccGCTGCCGGCGGTCGCCCCTGGATCTGGCCGGGTGGTGTCGGCGGCGGCGCGTCGTTCCTTACCCGCGCGCGCTCCTCCTTCTCGGGGTGGGGGGAGGCGGCGGTGATGCTCGGCCGGTGGCGGTCCGGCGTCCTGGTGCGGAGGCCGACGGCGCTCGCCGTGGTGGTGCCGCCTCTTGGCGGCGGGGCGGTCCGGTGGCGTTGGTCGACCGGTGGCTTGTCCCCGGCCCA containing:
- the LOC125513127 gene encoding ankyrin repeat domain-containing protein 1-like isoform X2, with protein sequence MDAGLLAMACSGSFQDLESLLNGKPAVYTLGSSARQPPHLYAVTVGGESLLHLVAAVYGDSEDSTKKASLLYDKAPSLLFVQNSQGDTPLHYAARAGNMRMVALLIDLANGEGINNAKGLLETQNKIHETALHEAVRSGNNDMVKLFMEENPQLARFPEQGTSPLYLAVLLENKIIAKTLYDLSGGLLSYFGPDGRNALHVAVQGSQGK
- the LOC125513127 gene encoding serine/threonine-protein phosphatase 6 regulatory ankyrin repeat subunit B-like isoform X1, with the protein product MDAGLLAMACSGSFQDLESLLNGKPAVYTLGSSARQPPHLYAVTVGGESLLHLVAAVYGDSEDSTKKASLLYDKAPSLLFVQNSQGDTPLHYAARAGNMRMVALLIDLANGEGINNAKGLLETQNKIHETALHEAVRSGNNDMVKLFMEENPQLARFPEQGTSPLYLAVLLENKIIAKTLYDLSGGLLSYFGPDGRNALHVAVQGSQDLMKMLLEWNDNLTLQGDKNGSTPLHFAVIGTLRQICSQLLIASPDALYQHDHNGSFPTHVAASVGATRVIADFLMKSPNCADLRDARGRTFLHVAVDRMDIGTVDYACRNISLSWILNMQDKDGNTALHLAIRKGSLRMFCSLLGNRQVQLNLKNEKGKTPLDTARHAIPKGIYVKGIIYVIVFIL